In the Corynebacterium jeikeium genome, CCACGCCCCAGCGCCCGGCAAAATCCGGGAGCCTTCAGCACCCTGCACAGCACCGGGGAATACCCCGGCACCCACGCAACATCGGAGCTCCATCCACAACCCTCTGCGCCTGAACGCGAGCCGTGAACCCGGCTGGAATCCCGTCAGAATTCCGTCAGAATCCGGCTAGAATCCGTGCCGAATCCGTGCAAGCCCAAACTCCCCAACTGGTTTCGGGACTACGGTGGGAAAGCATGTTGAAGTTCTATGCTTTCCAGCTCTGGGAATGGCTGGTTATCCACGGCATTCCCTTGACTGCACTGGTAATTATCGCAATTTTGATCCCGCGTGTGGGGCGTTTGGCGATTCGCATTGTCAGCAGCCGCTTCAATGAAGGCGAGGAAGCCACCAAATCCCGCCTCGCCCTGGTCGGCGCGTTGGTATACGTACTGCAGGCGATTGCGTACTTCGCGATCATCATGCTGGGCCTGACGAACCTGGGTGTCCCCGCTATGGGTGCTGCCCTGCCGGCAACCGTCGTTTCAGCTGCTATTGGTTTCGGCGCGCAGAACGTGATCGGCGATTTCCTCGCGGGATTCTTCATCATCTCGGAGCGGCAGTTCGGTGTGGGAGACTTCGTTGCCTTCGATGGCACCTCCAGTGACATTTCGGGCACGGTTGTGGCTCTGACCCTTCGGGCAACGAAGGTGCGCACAGCCTCCGGTGAAGTGGTGACGATCCCGAACGGTTCCGCGGGTGTGATCACGAACTATTCCCAGGACTGGTCGCGGGCGGTCGTGGACTTGGCAGTCCCGCTGCAGCCAGGAGAGTCCATGTCGCAGTTGACCGAGCGCGTTGAGGTCACAGCTGCGAAGGCACTGCAGGATCCGACTATCACCGGGGACGTCACCGGAGAATTAGAAGTTCTGCCAGCTACGGATATCGTCGCCCCCACTGCGGCAGGGCAATCATGGCAGGTGAACTTCCGAGTGATGGTCGTGGTGAACCCGGCGCGCCAGTGGGCGGTGGAGCGCGTTCTGCGCTCGGCGCTGGTGAATGTCTTCTGGGACCGCTATGACATGCCGCGGGTCTTTCGCGATGGCCGTGACGCCCAATCCTCCACCGCCCTCGATCCCATCAAGGCTGTGGCAATGGATTCCGGGCTGACGCCTACGGAGGTCCTGCCTGCCCAAGACACTTCAAAACATCGGCGCACTTCAGCCGCTCCAGTGTCTCCAGTGTCTCCAGCGTCTCCAGCGTCTCCAGCGTCACAGAGCATTTCCGGCAATTCCGCGGGAATCGCTGATTCTGCGAGCGATGAAGCAAAAAGCGGGCTTGCGCCACGCGGGACGGCTTCGGCGTACGAAGCCGCTGCCAAGGATGCGGTCCAGGCTGAAGGGGCAGACCGGGCTAGCCAACTCGCACAGCCCGGCCAGGCTGCACAGGCTGGACCGGCCGAGGCGGCTGCACAAGCTGGACCGGCCGGCGAGGCTGCACAGACCGAACAGATTAGTCAGGGCGCGAAGTCGCCCACGACTGATGGACCTGGAGTTCGCCCTCTCGACAGCGATGGAACCATTGGTCGGACACGATCAGCTTCCCCGGAGCACACCCAATCCGCCGCAACCGCCGACTCCGGCTCCGGTTCTGGCGGAGATTCCGGCCTAGCAGACAAGCGCGACGCCGACACAGGCAACGCCACCACCGACTGGACAGCTCGCATTGGTGCGAACGCTCACGCTGGCGCAGGTGCCGAGGACAGTGCCGAGGACAGTGCTAACGGTGCTGATGACACTGACGGTGCTGATGACACTGACGGTGCTGATGACGCCGAAAAGGGTGAGAAGTTCCAGGGCATCTGGCGCAGCGAACAGTACGCCTCCAAGTTCAAGAGGATCATGAGCGTCGGCGGGCGCACCCGCCCCTCCACCACCGGACTAATCCTGGCGTTGTTGCTAGTCGGCGGCCTGGCGTTGGCCTCCTCGAACCCAGAAGGCGGGGACACCGGCTGGCTTTCTCCCGATTACTGGCGCGACCGCCCTTCGAACAGCGCATCCACTGAGGACTCCGAAGCAAACAAACAATCCGACGAAAGCTCCACCAGCCAGAACAACCCCACCTCTGACCCGAGCTCCGACTCAAACTCTGACTCAAGCTCCAGCTCAAACTCTGACTCAAACGCTGAAACAAGCAATGGAACAAACCCTGGCACAAACACCGACGCAAACTCTGACGCGAATAGCGGCTCAAACTCCGGTGCAAACTCCGATCAAAACGCCAACTCGACCTCCGGCGGAGGCGACGGATCACGCAGCGGGACCGCCAATGAGCCGAACAACAACTCCAATGGCAATCCCAATAGTGGAAATGGTGGCGTCCAAAACAACTCCAACAACAGTGGCACCGGCGGCAACAGTATGAACGGCGCTGCACCTCGCGCTATGGGTGCGACGAGTACGCCCAATGCAACCGACACCACCCACGGCTGATTAAATGAACACCATGAACTCGAAGGTTTTCCACCCCAGCCGCGAACACATCCTCGGCGGGTTCGTCATGTTCCTGATCTGCTTGCTATTCACGGGCTATAAGGTCGCCTGGTTTTTCTGGGTTCCGCTAGTACCACTAGTGTTTATTTTGTGGACTTTGTGGGTGCGAACCACCGTCACTGACAAAGCCATCACCACGCGCTACCTCTTCCGCGCAGGCAAAACCATGCAATGGGAAGACTTCCGCGCGCTCCGCTTCAACCGAGCAGGACGCGCCTACGCCGTAGACAACCAAGAGAACACCATCTGGCTACCGGGCGTGACCTTTAACTCCCTGATCGACCTGCACAAGGTCAGTGGCGGACGTATCCCCGACCCCGTCAGCCCAGCGCGCGCAGCCACGGACGACAAAGTGCAGGTCGTCAACAAGGACGGCTACGCCGTGCTCATGGATAAGGACGAGTACAAGGAATACGAAAAGCAGCGCCGCCTCGAAGCGGGAGTCGATGTGCCAGACACAGACGCGCCGAAAGCAAACGCGGACGACGCTAACAGCTAGCTGCCCGGAACTCCGGGCGCGCGGGACGAGAGTCGCCAGACGATAGCCGTTGAACCAAAGGTGTCAAACGCCCGGCAGATCAACGGCTGCAAGTTCTAACCGACAAACGGCGACTAGAAAACGGCGCAAATAGAAAACACAATCCAAGAACCCAAGCCAGATAACACAGGCCAGATAACACAACCGAAGAGAACTACTAACACTAGAGTACGAAGACTAGAACGACGAGAAGAGAACCGTGAACAGTATGAACGCCATCCCATTGAGATCCGCCGTCACCACCCAGGGACGCAACGCCGCCGGCGCCCGCGCCCTGTGGCGTGCGACAGGCATGACGGATCAGGACTTCGAAAAGCCCATCATCGCCATTGCGAACTCGTACACACAGTTCGTACCGGGCCACGTGCACCTGAAGGACGTGGGAGACATCGTCGCAGACGCCATCCGCGAAGCTGGTGGCGTTCCTCGCGAGTTCAACACCATCGCCGTCGACGATGGCATTGCTATGGGACACGCGGGCATGCTCTACTCGCTGCCTAGTCGCGAAATTATTTCTGACGCCGTCGAGTACATGGTCAACGGCCACGCCGCCGATGCGCTGGTGTGCATTTCCAACTGCGACAAGATCACGCCCGGCATGCTGAACGCTGCCATGCGTCTGAACATCCCGGTGGTGTTCGTCTCCGGCGGTCCGATGGAGGCCGGCAAGGCCGTGGCCGTTGACGGTGTTGTGCAAGCTCCGACGGATCTGATTACCGCCATCTCCGCCTCTGCATCCGACAAGGTCGACGCACAGGCACTGCTGGAAGTTGAGTCCGCTGCCTGCCCGACGTGCGGCTCCTGCTCCGGCATGTTCACCGCCAACTCGATGAACTGTCTGACCGAGGCGCTGGGCCTGTCCCTGCCGGGCAATGGTTCCACCTTGGCGACTCACGCCAAGCGGAGAGACCTGTTCACCAAGGCTGGCACCACCATCGTTGAACTGTGCCGCCGCTACTACGGCGAGGGAGACGCCTCCGTCCTGCCGCGAAACATCGCCACCCGTGAGGCCTTCGAAAACGCAATGGCGCTGGACATGGCCA is a window encoding:
- a CDS encoding PH domain-containing protein yields the protein MNSKVFHPSREHILGGFVMFLICLLFTGYKVAWFFWVPLVPLVFILWTLWVRTTVTDKAITTRYLFRAGKTMQWEDFRALRFNRAGRAYAVDNQENTIWLPGVTFNSLIDLHKVSGGRIPDPVSPARAATDDKVQVVNKDGYAVLMDKDEYKEYEKQRRLEAGVDVPDTDAPKANADDANS
- a CDS encoding mechanosensitive ion channel family protein, translating into MLKFYAFQLWEWLVIHGIPLTALVIIAILIPRVGRLAIRIVSSRFNEGEEATKSRLALVGALVYVLQAIAYFAIIMLGLTNLGVPAMGAALPATVVSAAIGFGAQNVIGDFLAGFFIISERQFGVGDFVAFDGTSSDISGTVVALTLRATKVRTASGEVVTIPNGSAGVITNYSQDWSRAVVDLAVPLQPGESMSQLTERVEVTAAKALQDPTITGDVTGELEVLPATDIVAPTAAGQSWQVNFRVMVVVNPARQWAVERVLRSALVNVFWDRYDMPRVFRDGRDAQSSTALDPIKAVAMDSGLTPTEVLPAQDTSKHRRTSAAPVSPVSPASPASPASQSISGNSAGIADSASDEAKSGLAPRGTASAYEAAAKDAVQAEGADRASQLAQPGQAAQAGPAEAAAQAGPAGEAAQTEQISQGAKSPTTDGPGVRPLDSDGTIGRTRSASPEHTQSAATADSGSGSGGDSGLADKRDADTGNATTDWTARIGANAHAGAGAEDSAEDSANGADDTDGADDTDGADDAEKGEKFQGIWRSEQYASKFKRIMSVGGRTRPSTTGLILALLLVGGLALASSNPEGGDTGWLSPDYWRDRPSNSASTEDSEANKQSDESSTSQNNPTSDPSSDSNSDSSSSSNSDSNAETSNGTNPGTNTDANSDANSGSNSGANSDQNANSTSGGGDGSRSGTANEPNNNSNGNPNSGNGGVQNNSNNSGTGGNSMNGAAPRAMGATSTPNATDTTHG